One Agrobacterium vitis genomic window, AGCGACTGGAAGATCAGCGTCAGCGTGATGCCGTATTTGCGCCCGGCATCGCGTGCGGTTTCTAGGATACGCAGGTATCCGAGCCGGGCGACCTCATCGAGCAGGAAGAGCGTGCGTCCCTTCACATCACCGTTGCGATTGTAAATGGCGTTGAGCAGCGCGCCGATGACGACTCGTGCCAGGCCTGGATGGGCTTCCAGCACCTTCAAATCGAGTGCAATGAAGATATCCGTTCCACCGTTGGCTAGATCGTCGGTCGAAAAACTGTCACCAGATACGAGGCCAGCATAGTGCGGATAGGACAGCCAGTGTGTCTCCTTCACCGCGTTCGCGTAGACACCGGAAAACGTCTCCGGCGTCATGTTGACGAAGACAGCGACGTTCTCTTTCACGAAGTCGGATTCCGACTGTTCATAAATCTCGGTCAAACGTCCCCGCAGCTTGGGCTCCGGTTCGGAGAGATTGGCCCGGACACGGCGTAGTGTCTGGTTCTTCGCGTCGGTGTGGCCGGACAGACAAACGTCGGCGATGAGTGCGGTCAAAAGCTGCATGGCCGAGGCGCGAAAGAAGTCGTCGCGGACGGATGCGGTGCGCGCATTGTCGGTCATGATCCAGGTGGCCACGGCGACAATATCTTCTTCCTTCGTATTGCCGTGACGGCCGATCCAGTCGAGCGCGTTGAAGCCCACTCCCTGAAGGGTGGGATCCAGCACAATCACCTTCCGGCCAGCCTTGCGCCTGTGATCAACGACCATCGGTGCAACCTCGCTTGACGGATCAAGCACAACCAGCCCGCCACCCCATTTGAGCGCTGTTGGGATCGTCACCGACGTCGTCTTGAAACCGCCGGAGCCTGCAAAAACGATGCCGTGCGAGGAGCCAAACGACCCATCGAAGCAGAGCAGCTGCGACTTGCCGCCCGCACCCCAGCTCTGTGGCTCATCGGCCCGAAAAGGCATGGTGGCCACGCTGTCCTTGTCGACTCTATATCGCTCGCCAATAACGATGCCGCCGGGTTCGGGAAAGAGCTTTGCCGCCTCCTGCAACTTCATCCAGTCGGCTTCGCCATGCACCGCTCGCTTTCCGCCGATCCGCTTAGGTCCGGTTTGAGCAAAAGCGGCATTTCCCTTGATCGTAACGCGCAACGCAAACATTGCGCTGATGAAGGCGACGCCCGCACCGACCGCTGTCGCTGGATCGGCATAGGTGAGAACCGATTGCCCTGCCGGTACGCTGCTAGCGATGCCGGTCAGGCGGATCGTCTCGCGTATCATCGCGATAACGATCGCCGCACTGTTTGCGGCAAGGACGCTCACACCCACCGTCTTGATGTCGGCTGATCCATTTGCCGCAAACAATGCAATGGCACCAATTGCGGCGACGGCGATGTAGGGGAGGGCAAGGCCAGTTCGTCCTAGCATCAGCTTCGCCTGGGTCGAGGAGCCGAACTCCGCCAGCCGATGTTCCATTCCGGATGTCATTACCAACGCGGCAAGCATGATTGCCGCCAGCAGAACGAACAGGTGGGTTCAAGGATGAAGTGCGACTTGCAATAGATAACAAAGGTTTATCGTTTGCAAGGAAAGCGCAATGAAACGCACCTACTCCCATATCGACTTGGACGAACGTCGCAAGATCGCTCGCTGGCGTATGGCGGGCCAGAGTATTGAGATGATCGCCGAGACACTCGGTCGTCATCGCTCGACGATCTTTCGTGAAATCAAGCGGAATACGTTCATCGATGAGGTGGTCCCGGACCTGAATGGCTATTACTGTGTCACGGCGCATGACATGGCTTGCGAACGGCGCGCCAAGCTGCGGAAGCTGGCGCGCTTTGCGAATGTGAGGCAGTCCGTGATCGACCGGATCATGCATGGTTGGTCGCCCCAGCAGATCGCCGGTCGCATGCGGCTGGAACAGCATCCGATCTTTGTCAGCCACGAGACAATTTACAAGTTCGCATACTCGGCCGACGGTCATGCCATCAAGCTGTGGCGTCACCTGCCGGAGCATCGAGCTAAGCGACGACCACGACATGCAAGACGCAAGCATGGTCAACGCTTTAGTCCGGAACTCAACATTCTGCATCGTCCGGATGTCGTTGCTGAACGCAAGCAGTTCGGGCATTGGGAATGCGATCTGATTCAGTTCCGGAAGAAGTTCGGCAAGGCCAACATGACATCGCT contains:
- the traG gene encoding Ti-type conjugative transfer system protein TraG, whose translation is MLAALVMTSGMEHRLAEFGSSTQAKLMLGRTGLALPYIAVAAIGAIALFAANGSADIKTVGVSVLAANSAAIVIAMIRETIRLTGIASSVPAGQSVLTYADPATAVGAGVAFISAMFALRVTIKGNAAFAQTGPKRIGGKRAVHGEADWMKLQEAAKLFPEPGGIVIGERYRVDKDSVATMPFRADEPQSWGAGGKSQLLCFDGSFGSSHGIVFAGSGGFKTTSVTIPTALKWGGGLVVLDPSSEVAPMVVDHRRKAGRKVIVLDPTLQGVGFNALDWIGRHGNTKEEDIVAVATWIMTDNARTASVRDDFFRASAMQLLTALIADVCLSGHTDAKNQTLRRVRANLSEPEPKLRGRLTEIYEQSESDFVKENVAVFVNMTPETFSGVYANAVKETHWLSYPHYAGLVSGDSFSTDDLANGGTDIFIALDLKVLEAHPGLARVVIGALLNAIYNRNGDVKGRTLFLLDEVARLGYLRILETARDAGRKYGITLTLIFQSLGQMREAYGGRDATSKWFESASWISFAAINDPDTADYISKRCGDTTVEVDQTNRSSGMKGSSRSRSKQLSRRPLILPHELLRMRSDEQIVFTAGNAPLRCGRAIWFRREDMKACVGENRFHHPHTTTTAITAPKVTKSDED
- a CDS encoding IS30 family transposase yields the protein MKRTYSHIDLDERRKIARWRMAGQSIEMIAETLGRHRSTIFREIKRNTFIDEVVPDLNGYYCVTAHDMACERRAKLRKLARFANVRQSVIDRIMHGWSPQQIAGRMRLEQHPIFVSHETIYKFAYSADGHAIKLWRHLPEHRAKRRPRHARRKHGQRFSPELNILHRPDVVAERKQFGHWECDLIQFRKKFGKANMTSLVERVSRFTILLRNNDRQSRPVMDGIIQALRSLPHLARRSMTFDRGTEFTDWPYLQAGIGTQTWFCDPQSPWQKGTVENTNRRARKWLSRDVDPLSVADTDLIEICNRLNQTPRKCLGYRTPAEVFRKKLLAQMRHAS